From the Sphingobacteruim zhuxiongii genome, the window TAACTCCAATACTCTACTATTCCCCGATTGAACAGGTAAATGAATGTACTTGCAAATATTCTCATAACGAGACATGGTATGAAGAACTTCGTCTGTGATATCTTTTGGGTGAGAAGTGGAAAAACGAACGCGAAGTTCCGGACTGACGTCAGCAACGAGCGCCAATAATTGCGCAAAGTTTACAGTTTCTTTAGGAGTTTCACCTTCCGAAACTGGCGCAGTATATTTATAAGAATCAACATTTTGCCCCAATAAAGTAACTTCTTTATAACCGGCATCGAATAACCCCTGTGCTTCCTTTACAATTGATTCAACATCTCTACTTCGCTCTCTCCCTCTAGTAAAAGGGACTACACAGAAAGAACACATATTATCACATCCACGCATAATGGAAATGAAAGCAGAAATACCATTTGAATTTAAACGAACAGGACTAATATCGGCATATGTCTCTTCACGAGATAGCAATACATTCACTGCACGCCCACCCTCGTCAACTTTTTCAATTAGATTCGGTAGATCCCGATAGGCATCTGGACCAACAACTACATCTACCAACTTCTCTTCTTCTAAGAACTTTGCTTTCAAGCGCTCTGCCATACAACCTAAAACACCGACAACCATCCCTGGATTCTTAGCTTTGGCCGACTCAAACTCTTTCAACCGATTACGAACGCGAGTCTCTGCATTTTCGCGAATAGAACAGGTATTTATAAAAACCACATCCGCATCCCTAAAATCTCGAGTTGTTTCATATCCCTTTTCCATAAGAATTGAAGCAACAATCTCACTATCTGAAAAGTTCATTTGGCAACCGTAGCTTTCTATATAAAGCTTACGACCATTCGACAATCCAGTAGGCACCAACTCCAAAGCTTCCCCTTGGCGCGTCTCATCATGTGTTTTCGTAGTATGTGATAACTCTAGCATAGTCATTTTTCAAAGAATACAAAGTTACTAATAAAAACGAAAAGAAATGACAGTTTGTCAGCAGTTGACTAAAATTTAACAAATAAATTAGTGAGATAAATGAGGGATAGCCCCGCCACAAATCTTCAAATTTCCACACAGCATTTTATGTGATGTTTGCTAACGCTTTTTCTTCAAAATAGAGCTTTTCAAAGTGTTGTAAAAGTCGACTCCCAACAATTTCCTTAAGCTATTACGCATGACCAATTTATAATAATCGTTTTTGGTTTTAGTTCGAACGCGACTCGCAAAAAAAGCACTATTACCATCATCCTCCGCCTTGTCGTGCATGATATAAACACTATCTTTATAAAGATGAGCTAGAGGTGTTATTATCGATTGGTCGTGTTTATGATAGGCTAGAGTTGCACTCTCGGCTTTTTTTTCCTCTTCTGTCGGATCAATTATTAGTTCAGGATGTTCCAATGTGATAGATAGCCAACGCCTAATAAATTCATTCGATTTGCCTCTAACAAGAAAAACACCGCCCATGATTTTATTATATTTGAAACCGTAATCTTGATCTTTGAGAATCTCTTTAAAGAAATTTTGAGTTGACTGCTTTGTCCAATACCCAATTTTAGTTGAAGACTGACCAAATTTCTCCCATTCAAGCATAACATCTTTATATGCAAAACAAACTGTATCAAACTTATCAAGCAATTTAAAATACTCCTCCCACTGATCCGATTTACAAATAGTATTTCCAGCGTCAGAATATACAACAACAGTTCCTTCTTCAAATTTTTGTAAAGTCTCCCAAATTATAGCCGGTTTCCAGGCCCAATAACCAGCACCGCGTCGATAACTTAACAAGGGAGAGTCCTTAATTACTTCCGGCAAAGTATTGGGTGTATACAAAATAACATCAGTAAACAAACCTGTATCTCTTGCCAATTTCCCAACTCGCTTCAACGAATACGCCATCGCATCATCAGCAAATGAAATAAAAACCTTTTTCATCAAAACAGTTTTAGTTAATATTTAGAATCCAAATTACAAGCATCAATGTGGTTTGAAGAGACTGCGAATTAGAAATCAGAGTAAAATACATTTTTTTAAGGAAATAAATTGAATGTAAAAATATGGACATA encodes:
- the miaB gene encoding tRNA (N6-isopentenyl adenosine(37)-C2)-methylthiotransferase MiaB; its protein translation is MLELSHTTKTHDETRQGEALELVPTGLSNGRKLYIESYGCQMNFSDSEIVASILMEKGYETTRDFRDADVVFINTCSIRENAETRVRNRLKEFESAKAKNPGMVVGVLGCMAERLKAKFLEEEKLVDVVVGPDAYRDLPNLIEKVDEGGRAVNVLLSREETYADISPVRLNSNGISAFISIMRGCDNMCSFCVVPFTRGRERSRDVESIVKEAQGLFDAGYKEVTLLGQNVDSYKYTAPVSEGETPKETVNFAQLLALVADVSPELRVRFSTSHPKDITDEVLHTMSRYENICKYIHLPVQSGNSRVLELMNRTYDREWYMERVDAIRRIIPTCGISTDVITGFCTETEEEHKETLSMMEYVKYDFAYMFAYSERPGTLAAKRYADDIPEDVKKRRLTEVVDLQREHSLYRVENFVGKVHRVLIEGFSKRSDKDFCGRNDQNTMAVFPVDERYKVGDYVNVLGVSCTSATLIGKIVD